Proteins co-encoded in one endosymbiont 'TC1' of Trimyema compressum genomic window:
- the nifJ gene encoding pyruvate:ferredoxin (flavodoxin) oxidoreductase: MGKIKITTDGNGAAAHVAYYYTDVAAIYPITPSSTMAENVDQWSAEGRKNIFGQTVRVTEMQSEAGAAGAVHGSLSAGALTTTFTASQGLLLMIPNMYKIAGELLPSVFHVAARALATHALSIFGDHADVMACRQTGFAMLCGGSVQEVADLSIVAHLASIKGSLPFVNFFDGFRTSHEIQKIEVLEEEDYRALLPKEELAAFRARALNPEHPIVKGTSQNPDVYFQGREASNPFYDKLPSIVVDYMNQVSEITGRTYKPFNYYGHPEAEEVVVVMGSVTEALEETIDYLNAQGRKTGVLKVHLFRPFVKEFFMDSMPKTVRKIAVLDRTKEPGAAGEPLYQEIRSLYFGEANSPAIIGGRYGLGSKDINPTELKSVFDNIEGEMKNSFTVGINDDVTFTSLPSVAIIATEPVERVRCKFWGLGSDGTVGANKSAIKIIGDNTDLYAQGYFSYDSKKSGGVTISHLRFGKEPIKSTYLVDAPNFVSCSQRAYLAQYDVLEGIKENGTFLLNTPWSGVELEEKLPAKIKRILAEKNVNFYTIDADQIAREVGLGNRTNMVMQAAFFKLSEVLPFEEAISLLKESIKKTYGSKGDAVVQMNYDAVDHSISLLNKVEIGKDWANAKEPKVAQTDIPEFIKDVCMPMNKQVGDNTPVSAFKGREDGHFPLGTSAYEKRGIANFVPEWIADKCIQCNQCAFVCPHAVVRAFLLDDEEAKGFNGTLLDAKGKGMEDLKYKIQISPLDCTGCENCAKTCPVGALEMKPLKEEINEQENWTYMMDEVQPKLDRMASNTLKGSQFVPPYLEFSGACAGCGETPYIRLATQLYGDQMIIANATGCSSIWGASAPSTPYCTNKEGKGPAWANSLFEDNAEFGIGILNGVTQRRRRQKVRLRQLIDIGVDEALEDIIEAWINCYEDTLPSKHASKRLVLALEETSLTGEAKVLKDLILSDEDLLPKKSIWIVGGDGWAYDIGYGGLDHVIASGKDVNILVFDTEIYSNTGGQSSKSTPLGAIVKFAAGGKKIRKKDLGLMQMTYGHAYVAQVAMGANRNHLIKVLEEAESHKGPSLIIAYAPCISHGIKGGMTDTQKREKEAVESGYWHLFRYNPNKKNTGENPFSLDSKKPEKAFKDFLMKEVRYTSLLKINKDMAEALFDEAAQGAEEKYQMYRKMDEGQFYF, from the coding sequence GTGGGAAAAATTAAAATTACAACGGATGGCAATGGTGCCGCCGCTCATGTCGCCTATTACTATACAGATGTGGCTGCTATATATCCAATTACACCGTCATCAACTATGGCGGAAAATGTAGACCAATGGTCTGCTGAAGGTAGAAAAAATATTTTTGGACAAACTGTTAGAGTAACTGAAATGCAATCAGAGGCAGGTGCCGCTGGTGCCGTTCATGGTTCTCTTTCAGCAGGTGCTCTAACTACAACATTTACTGCATCTCAAGGATTATTGTTAATGATTCCTAATATGTACAAAATTGCTGGAGAGTTGTTACCAAGTGTCTTTCATGTTGCCGCAAGAGCGCTGGCAACTCATGCATTATCTATTTTTGGAGATCATGCAGATGTTATGGCATGTAGACAAACTGGTTTTGCTATGCTTTGTGGAGGCAGTGTACAAGAAGTTGCAGACTTATCTATTGTGGCTCACTTAGCATCAATTAAAGGAAGTCTTCCTTTTGTAAATTTCTTTGATGGTTTCAGAACCTCTCATGAAATTCAAAAAATTGAGGTATTGGAAGAAGAAGATTACAGGGCTCTTTTACCTAAGGAAGAACTAGCTGCATTTAGAGCCAGAGCATTAAATCCAGAACACCCAATTGTTAAGGGTACATCTCAAAATCCTGATGTTTATTTCCAAGGTAGAGAAGCATCAAATCCATTCTATGATAAATTACCTAGTATTGTTGTAGATTATATGAATCAAGTAAGTGAAATTACAGGAAGAACTTATAAGCCATTTAACTATTATGGACATCCAGAAGCAGAAGAGGTAGTTGTAGTAATGGGATCTGTTACAGAAGCATTAGAAGAAACAATTGACTACTTAAATGCACAAGGTCGAAAAACAGGCGTGCTAAAAGTCCATTTGTTCCGTCCCTTTGTTAAAGAGTTCTTCATGGACAGTATGCCTAAGACTGTCCGGAAAATTGCAGTATTAGATAGAACAAAAGAGCCAGGTGCTGCTGGTGAACCATTGTATCAAGAGATTCGTTCTCTGTATTTTGGGGAAGCTAATTCACCAGCTATTATTGGTGGTCGCTATGGTTTAGGATCCAAAGACATTAATCCTACAGAATTAAAATCAGTATTTGATAATATAGAGGGTGAAATGAAAAATTCTTTCACCGTTGGAATTAATGATGATGTAACCTTTACATCTTTACCAAGTGTTGCAATAATTGCAACAGAACCTGTAGAACGAGTTAGATGTAAATTTTGGGGTCTAGGCTCAGATGGTACTGTAGGGGCTAATAAATCAGCTATTAAAATTATTGGAGATAATACAGATTTATATGCTCAAGGATATTTCTCTTATGATAGTAAGAAATCTGGTGGAGTGACCATCTCGCATTTAAGATTTGGAAAGGAACCAATTAAGTCAACCTATTTAGTAGATGCACCTAATTTTGTTTCTTGTTCACAAAGAGCCTACTTAGCTCAATACGATGTGCTAGAAGGGATTAAAGAGAATGGTACCTTTCTATTAAATACACCATGGAGTGGTGTCGAGTTAGAAGAGAAATTACCAGCTAAGATAAAAAGAATATTAGCAGAGAAAAATGTGAATTTCTATACAATTGATGCTGATCAAATTGCCAGAGAAGTTGGCTTAGGTAATCGTACTAACATGGTTATGCAAGCCGCGTTCTTTAAATTGTCAGAAGTTTTACCTTTTGAAGAAGCAATAAGTCTTCTTAAGGAATCCATTAAAAAGACTTATGGCAGCAAAGGAGATGCTGTAGTTCAAATGAACTACGATGCTGTTGACCATAGTATCTCTCTTTTAAATAAAGTGGAAATTGGCAAAGACTGGGCTAATGCGAAAGAACCAAAGGTTGCTCAAACAGATATTCCAGAGTTTATCAAGGACGTATGTATGCCGATGAATAAACAGGTTGGTGATAATACTCCTGTTAGCGCATTTAAAGGCAGAGAAGATGGTCATTTTCCATTAGGAACCTCTGCTTATGAAAAAAGAGGTATAGCAAATTTTGTGCCTGAATGGATTGCTGATAAGTGTATTCAATGTAATCAGTGCGCCTTTGTTTGTCCGCATGCTGTAGTTCGAGCTTTTCTTTTAGACGATGAAGAAGCCAAAGGATTTAATGGAACACTACTAGATGCTAAAGGGAAAGGCATGGAAGATTTAAAATATAAAATTCAAATTAGTCCTCTTGATTGTACTGGTTGTGAAAACTGTGCGAAAACATGTCCAGTAGGAGCCTTGGAGATGAAACCTTTAAAAGAAGAAATCAATGAGCAAGAGAACTGGACCTATATGATGGACGAAGTACAGCCTAAGTTAGATAGAATGGCTTCAAATACTTTAAAAGGCAGTCAATTTGTGCCACCATATTTGGAGTTTTCTGGAGCCTGTGCTGGTTGTGGTGAAACACCGTATATTCGTTTAGCAACACAACTCTATGGAGATCAAATGATTATAGCCAATGCTACTGGTTGTTCCTCAATTTGGGGCGCTTCAGCCCCTTCAACTCCTTATTGTACAAATAAGGAGGGCAAAGGGCCTGCATGGGCAAATTCCTTGTTTGAAGATAATGCTGAATTTGGTATTGGTATTTTAAATGGTGTAACCCAAAGAAGAAGAAGACAAAAAGTTCGTTTGCGTCAATTAATTGACATAGGCGTAGATGAAGCACTAGAGGATATTATTGAAGCCTGGATTAATTGCTATGAGGATACTCTTCCATCCAAGCATGCTTCAAAACGTTTAGTATTAGCTTTAGAAGAGACATCGTTAACTGGCGAGGCTAAGGTGTTAAAAGATTTGATTTTATCAGATGAAGATTTATTGCCTAAAAAATCTATTTGGATTGTTGGTGGTGACGGCTGGGCTTATGACATTGGCTATGGTGGCTTAGATCATGTAATTGCTTCAGGCAAAGATGTCAATATTTTAGTCTTTGATACAGAAATATATTCTAATACAGGAGGACAATCTTCAAAATCTACACCACTAGGTGCTATTGTGAAATTTGCTGCTGGTGGCAAGAAAATCAGAAAGAAAGATTTAGGCTTAATGCAGATGACTTATGGTCATGCATATGTAGCTCAAGTGGCTATGGGCGCAAATAGAAACCACCTGATTAAAGTTCTTGAAGAAGCTGAGAGCCATAAGGGACCTTCTTTAATCATTGCTTATGCACCTTGTATTAGCCATGGTATTAAAGGCGGAATGACAGATACTCAAAAAAGAGAAAAGGAAGCAGTTGAATCTGGTTACTGGCATCTGTTTAGATATAACCCAAATAAAAAGAATACAGGAGAAAATCCATTTTCCCTTGATTCGAAAAAACCAGAAAAAGCTTTTAAGGATTTCTTAATGAAAGAAGTGCGCTACACTTCATTGTTAAAAATTAACAAAGATATGGCAGAGGCATTATTTGATGAAGCTGCACAGGGCGCTGAAGAAAAATATCAAATGTATCGTAAAATGGACGAAGGTCAATTTTACTTTTAG
- a CDS encoding NADP-dependent isocitrate dehydrogenase, producing the protein MEKIKMDTPLVEMNGDEMTRIIWEGIKEELIRPFVDLNTEYYDLGLKHRDETGDQVTIDAAEATKKYSVAVKCATITPNAQRMEEYDLKEMWKSPNGTIRAILDGTVFRKPIVVKGIEPYVKNWQKPITIARHAYGDVYKDVELIADEPGEAILSFKGESGQEKSMTIHNFDGPGVILGMHNLDESIESFARSCFKYALDMKEDLWFGTKDTISKQYDHRFKDIFEEIFIAEYQKDFDKVGIEYFYTLTDDIVARVMRSEGGMIWACKNYDGDVMSDMVASAFGSLAMMTSVLVSPKGYYEFEAAHGTVTRHYYRHLAGEETSTNAMATIFAWSGALRKRGELDGNRYLIAFANNLEKASIDTIEAGNMTKDLASLSSIKGQTLNTFDFLKTVRQQLESNLK; encoded by the coding sequence ATGGAAAAAATTAAAATGGACACCCCGTTAGTTGAAATGAATGGAGATGAGATGACCCGTATTATCTGGGAAGGTATTAAGGAAGAGCTAATTAGACCTTTTGTTGACTTAAATACTGAATATTATGATTTAGGTTTAAAGCATAGAGATGAAACAGGTGATCAGGTTACTATTGATGCGGCGGAAGCAACTAAGAAATATAGTGTTGCTGTAAAGTGTGCAACAATTACTCCCAATGCGCAACGTATGGAAGAATACGATTTAAAAGAAATGTGGAAGAGTCCAAATGGTACTATAAGAGCAATCTTAGATGGTACTGTTTTTAGAAAACCTATAGTTGTAAAAGGGATAGAGCCTTATGTGAAAAATTGGCAAAAACCAATAACGATTGCTCGTCATGCATATGGAGATGTTTATAAAGATGTTGAGTTAATTGCAGATGAGCCAGGAGAGGCAATTCTTTCTTTCAAAGGTGAAAGTGGTCAAGAAAAATCAATGACCATTCATAATTTCGATGGGCCGGGTGTTATTTTAGGTATGCATAACCTAGATGAATCAATCGAGAGCTTTGCAAGAAGCTGTTTTAAATATGCCTTGGATATGAAGGAAGATCTTTGGTTTGGTACTAAGGATACAATTTCCAAACAATATGATCACCGCTTTAAAGATATTTTCGAAGAAATATTTATTGCAGAATATCAAAAAGATTTTGATAAGGTAGGCATTGAATATTTCTATACGCTAACCGATGATATTGTAGCTCGAGTAATGCGTTCTGAAGGTGGAATGATTTGGGCGTGTAAAAATTATGATGGTGATGTAATGAGCGATATGGTAGCATCGGCTTTTGGTAGTCTTGCTATGATGACTTCTGTACTTGTTTCTCCTAAGGGATATTATGAGTTTGAAGCTGCTCACGGAACTGTTACAAGACATTACTATAGACATTTGGCTGGTGAAGAAACTTCTACAAATGCTATGGCAACTATTTTTGCTTGGTCTGGTGCTCTTAGAAAAAGAGGAGAACTAGATGGCAACAGATATTTAATTGCTTTTGCCAATAATTTAGAGAAGGCTTCAATTGATACAATAGAAGCTGGCAATATGACTAAAGACTTAGCTAGTTTGTCTAGTATTAAGGGTCAAACTTTAAATACATTTGATTTCTTAAAAACTGTAAGACAGCAACTCGAAAGCAATTTAAAATAA
- the recR gene encoding recombination mediator RecR encodes MIGYIKPMMALIGELKKLPGIGPRGAERIAFSILDMDKSTVEALRQALLDAKEKIEVCPICFSITDVVPCRICSDPLRDKKVLCIVENPKDVMALEKNGNYKGYYHVLEGSLSPAENIGPEDLRIKELLTRLNNEEDYEEIILALNPSVEGEATALYLSKLLKPFQIKVTRIAHGLPIGGELEFADEMTLLYAFEDRKEL; translated from the coding sequence ATGATTGGTTATATAAAACCTATGATGGCTCTCATTGGTGAGCTGAAAAAATTACCGGGCATTGGACCAAGAGGTGCAGAGCGAATTGCCTTTTCCATTTTAGATATGGATAAGAGTACAGTTGAGGCTCTCAGACAGGCACTTCTCGATGCAAAGGAAAAAATAGAAGTTTGTCCTATTTGTTTTAGTATTACAGATGTGGTGCCATGCCGTATTTGTAGTGACCCATTAAGAGATAAAAAAGTCCTTTGTATTGTGGAGAACCCTAAAGACGTCATGGCTTTAGAGAAAAACGGCAATTACAAAGGATATTATCATGTTTTAGAAGGGAGTTTGTCTCCCGCTGAAAACATTGGACCAGAGGATCTTCGTATCAAGGAATTGTTGACTCGGTTAAATAATGAAGAGGACTATGAAGAAATTATTTTAGCATTAAATCCAAGTGTCGAAGGAGAGGCTACAGCCCTCTATTTAAGCAAACTTTTAAAGCCTTTTCAGATAAAGGTAACTAGAATTGCACATGGACTACCTATTGGTGGTGAGTTAGAGTTTGCTGATGAAATGACATTATTATATGCATTTGAAGATAGAAAAGAGCTTTAG
- a CDS encoding YbaB/EbfC family nucleoid-associated protein yields MGMPNMQKLMQQAKKMQEDMLRKQEELKQKTVEISSGGGAVTVVFSGAMELMSIKIDSEVVDSDDVEMLEDLVLAAVNEGIKEVQDLTNSELGSVTGGMNLPGM; encoded by the coding sequence ATGGGAATGCCAAATATGCAAAAGTTAATGCAACAAGCTAAAAAAATGCAAGAAGATATGCTTAGAAAGCAGGAAGAATTAAAACAGAAAACAGTTGAGATATCAAGTGGCGGTGGCGCTGTAACAGTAGTTTTTTCAGGTGCTATGGAATTGATGTCTATTAAGATAGATTCTGAGGTAGTTGATAGTGATGATGTTGAAATGTTAGAGGATTTAGTTCTGGCTGCAGTCAATGAAGGAATTAAAGAAGTCCAAGATTTGACAAATTCTGAATTGGGTTCAGTAACTGGTGGTATGAATTTACCAGGAATGTAA
- the spoVG gene encoding septation regulator SpoVG has product MAKVTDVRIRRTYDEGKVKAILSATLDDAYVIHGIKILENENGYFIAMPSKKLKEGEFKDVFHPINSEARQLLQDEIIGFYNNYNENEALNSEFHSSSI; this is encoded by the coding sequence ATGGCAAAGGTAACTGATGTTAGAATTCGTAGAACTTATGATGAGGGTAAGGTTAAAGCGATTCTTTCAGCAACGCTTGATGATGCTTATGTAATTCATGGTATCAAAATTCTTGAAAATGAGAATGGCTATTTCATAGCGATGCCTTCTAAGAAATTAAAAGAAGGAGAGTTCAAGGATGTTTTTCATCCAATCAATAGTGAAGCGCGTCAACTATTGCAAGATGAAATAATTGGTTTTTATAATAACTACAATGAAAATGAAGCATTGAACAGTGAATTTCATTCAAGTTCAATTTAA